The following proteins come from a genomic window of Gemmatimonas sp.:
- a CDS encoding BMP family ABC transporter substrate-binding protein gives MRRTLYLIGALLLAHLALLTIRPAGATVADTTDGLDVGIVFDVGGRGDKSFNDGAYQGGERAERELGARVTYIEPGEGSDREAGLRLLAAEGMDLVIGVGFIFTDDVLALAREYPQVRFANVDMSVPLDSTGSPLPLPANLRALKFREEEGSFLVGALAALVGKSKKVGFVGGMDIALIHKFEAGYRAGVEYVCPDCTVIANYAGVTPEAFRNPGRGKEMALAMYNQGVNVIFHASGSTGLGVFEAARTTRKLAIGVDADQYSEAPGFILTSMVKGIDASVVAAVQSVKDGTFTGGVQQFGLAERGVGYIYDDNNRALIPPTVRARLDSLTADIVAGRIVVPSSRPESR, from the coding sequence ATGCGCCGCACCCTCTATCTGATCGGGGCGCTCCTCCTCGCCCACCTCGCGCTTCTCACCATCCGGCCGGCCGGTGCCACGGTTGCCGACACGACCGATGGCCTCGATGTCGGCATCGTGTTCGACGTGGGTGGCCGCGGGGACAAGTCATTCAACGATGGCGCCTACCAGGGCGGCGAGCGCGCCGAGCGTGAGCTGGGCGCCCGGGTGACGTACATCGAACCCGGCGAAGGCTCCGACCGCGAAGCGGGGCTTCGTCTGCTCGCCGCCGAGGGCATGGACCTCGTGATCGGCGTGGGTTTCATCTTCACCGACGACGTGCTCGCGCTGGCGCGCGAGTATCCCCAGGTGCGCTTCGCGAACGTGGACATGTCGGTGCCGCTGGATTCCACCGGCAGCCCGCTACCGCTGCCAGCCAATCTGCGCGCGCTCAAGTTCCGCGAGGAAGAGGGGTCGTTCCTCGTGGGCGCGCTCGCGGCGCTGGTCGGGAAGAGCAAGAAAGTGGGCTTCGTGGGAGGCATGGATATCGCCCTCATCCACAAGTTCGAGGCCGGCTATCGCGCGGGCGTCGAGTACGTGTGCCCCGACTGCACGGTCATTGCCAACTACGCCGGCGTCACCCCCGAAGCGTTCCGCAACCCCGGCCGCGGCAAGGAGATGGCGTTGGCGATGTACAACCAGGGGGTGAATGTGATCTTCCATGCCTCCGGCTCCACCGGACTCGGGGTCTTCGAGGCCGCGCGCACCACACGCAAGCTCGCCATCGGGGTCGATGCCGATCAGTACAGCGAAGCCCCGGGCTTCATCCTCACCAGCATGGTCAAGGGGATCGACGCGTCGGTGGTCGCGGCAGTGCAATCGGTCAAGGACGGCACGTTTACCGGGGGCGTGCAGCAATTCGGTCTTGCCGAACGCGGCGTGGGGTATATCTACGACGACAACAATCGCGCGCTGATCCCTCCCACCGTGCGGGCGCGACTCGATTCGCTCACCGCGGACATCGTCGCCGGACGCATTGTCGTGCCGTCCAGCCGCCCGGAGTCGCGATGA
- a CDS encoding ABC transporter permease: MILLAFLLQTIRIAIPYLLAAAGGVMSERVGIIALGLEGLMLAGAFGAALGSYYGNSPWAGLLGALVAGGIITSLLAVSTIRFRANQVVVGVAINLIVAASTRYFLRLVFDSSSNSPRVPGFGGEGTGNAMFASFLNPVVWIGLAALPALAWLLYRTPFGLRARAVGEKPEAAATLGVAVNPMRLKGLYIAGALASLGGAYLALDQHQFTDGMTAGRGFIALAAVIFGRWEPVRVGVGCLLFAAAETLQIQLQGAQLVPSQFVEMIPYLLTIVALAGVVGRSVAPAALGKTD; encoded by the coding sequence ATGATCCTGCTCGCCTTTCTGCTGCAGACCATTCGCATTGCCATCCCGTACCTGCTGGCGGCAGCGGGCGGTGTGATGTCGGAACGGGTGGGCATCATCGCCCTGGGGCTCGAGGGGCTCATGCTGGCGGGCGCCTTCGGCGCGGCCCTCGGGAGCTACTACGGCAACAGCCCGTGGGCCGGGCTGCTGGGCGCGCTTGTTGCTGGTGGCATCATCACCAGCCTGCTCGCCGTCTCCACCATTCGGTTCCGGGCGAACCAGGTGGTAGTGGGAGTGGCCATCAACCTCATCGTGGCGGCCAGCACGCGGTACTTCCTGCGCCTGGTGTTCGACAGTTCGAGCAACTCCCCGCGCGTACCGGGGTTCGGCGGCGAAGGCACAGGGAACGCCATGTTCGCGAGCTTCCTCAATCCGGTCGTGTGGATCGGCCTGGCGGCACTGCCCGCGCTGGCGTGGCTCCTGTACCGCACGCCGTTCGGGCTGCGCGCGCGGGCCGTGGGGGAGAAGCCTGAGGCGGCGGCCACGTTGGGCGTGGCCGTGAACCCCATGCGCCTCAAGGGGCTCTACATCGCCGGCGCGCTGGCGAGTCTCGGGGGCGCCTATCTGGCGCTGGACCAGCATCAGTTCACCGACGGCATGACGGCTGGCCGCGGTTTCATCGCCCTCGCCGCCGTGATCTTCGGGCGGTGGGAGCCAGTGCGCGTGGGCGTGGGCTGCCTGCTGTTCGCGGCTGCCGAGACATTGCAGATTCAGCTGCAGGGCGCGCAGCTGGTGCCAAGCCAGTTCGTGGAGATGATCCCCTACCTGCTGACCATCGTGGCGCTGGCGGGTGTGGTAGGACGCAGTGTGGCCCCGGCCGCTCTTGGCAAGACCGACTGA
- a CDS encoding ABC transporter permease: MSGSVSDTATPSLRGARVLEAVLPAVVALGLAAVLGDLLILSFGESPAAVWALLVKGTWGNAYGIGQVLYKATTLTCTGLAFAVAGRAGLFNVGAEGQLAAGGFGAALMGLVLPATTPALVAVPLCVGAAMLAGGATGAVPGALRARFGASEVIVTIMLNFIVLALLNWIVSAKLHLPETLRTPDILAGTVPRLAEAFPMFRGSAVNFTLLFAIGAAVVSWWYLFRTQRGYELRAVGLQPDAAEYGGVRVPRVWLVSLIVSGALAGLGGVNFVLGYKGYYEEGFAGGAGFLGIAVALVGRNHPFGILAAALLFATLSQGGLAVNAVVPKQLTDILTAAVILSVATAVPEVQQQIRAAAASVTASLARRDPSGATRAGA, encoded by the coding sequence ATGAGCGGTAGCGTGAGCGATACGGCAACACCGTCGTTGCGCGGCGCCCGTGTGCTGGAGGCCGTGTTGCCCGCCGTGGTGGCTCTTGGCCTCGCCGCCGTGCTGGGGGACTTGCTCATTCTCTCCTTTGGCGAGTCACCGGCGGCGGTTTGGGCGCTGCTCGTGAAGGGGACGTGGGGCAACGCCTATGGCATCGGCCAGGTGCTCTACAAGGCCACCACCCTCACCTGCACCGGTTTGGCGTTCGCGGTGGCGGGACGAGCCGGACTTTTCAACGTGGGGGCCGAGGGACAGCTCGCGGCCGGCGGATTCGGTGCGGCCCTGATGGGGCTGGTGCTGCCCGCAACGACCCCCGCGCTCGTGGCCGTCCCGTTGTGCGTCGGGGCCGCCATGCTGGCGGGCGGTGCCACCGGCGCCGTGCCGGGGGCGCTGCGGGCGCGTTTCGGCGCCAGTGAAGTGATCGTCACGATCATGCTCAACTTCATCGTGCTGGCGCTGCTCAACTGGATCGTGTCCGCCAAGCTGCACCTGCCGGAAACGCTGCGCACCCCCGACATCCTGGCGGGGACCGTGCCCCGGCTGGCCGAGGCCTTCCCGATGTTTCGTGGCAGCGCCGTCAACTTCACGCTGCTGTTTGCCATCGGCGCCGCGGTGGTGAGCTGGTGGTATCTCTTCCGCACGCAACGTGGCTATGAACTGCGCGCCGTCGGCTTGCAGCCGGACGCTGCCGAGTACGGCGGAGTTCGGGTGCCGCGCGTGTGGCTGGTGAGCCTGATCGTGTCCGGTGCGCTGGCCGGGTTGGGTGGCGTCAATTTCGTGCTCGGCTACAAGGGCTACTACGAAGAGGGGTTCGCGGGTGGCGCTGGTTTTCTCGGCATCGCGGTAGCGCTGGTGGGGCGGAATCATCCCTTCGGCATTCTCGCGGCGGCGCTGCTGTTCGCCACGCTGTCGCAGGGCGGCCTGGCCGTGAACGCCGTGGTGCCCAAGCAGCTCACCGACATTCTCACGGCGGCCGTCATTCTGTCGGTAGCCACCGCCGTGCCCGAAGTGCAGCAGCAGATCCGGGCAGCGGCCGCGAGCGTCACGGCCTCGCTGGCCCGCCGAGATCCGTCCGGCGCGACGAGGGCCGGCGCATGA
- a CDS encoding L-aspartate oxidase — MTERIRTRFLVIGSGVAGLHTAWRASAHGSVTVLTKRTLFDSATAYAQGGIAAALGAGDSPHLHREDTLAAGAALCDREAVQILVEEGPARVRELQAAGARFDLDPDGDFKLGREAAHSRHRIVHARGDQTGAEVARALVAKVQESAAIDVRETARVLDLLLVDEGDGVQVAGVRASLAGRAVEVVADATVLATGGCGQIFRYTTNPQVATGDGFAMAHRAGARLADMEFVQFHPTALDTPENPLALISEAVRGEGAILLNARGQRFMPARHRLAELAPRDVVAREIFREQQAHGRVFLEATKLGTGFAARFPGIFALCRARGIDPSCEPIPVTPAAHYMMGGVVTDLAGRSSLPRLYAVGEVARTGVHGANRLASNSLLEGLVFAERVARDLNQTPEHLPVPAPDSWDVPPLADRGAAQVAADEIRQLMWDHASISRTAAGLRRCLAALQRVGDRLAPGATEERNLHTTALLVTEAALLRKESRGGHFRSDFPRTRRKWQGRHITW, encoded by the coding sequence ATGACCGAACGGATCCGCACCCGGTTCCTGGTGATTGGCAGCGGAGTGGCGGGGTTGCATACGGCCTGGCGGGCGTCCGCCCATGGCTCGGTGACGGTGCTCACCAAGCGCACCCTCTTCGACTCGGCGACCGCCTACGCACAAGGAGGCATCGCCGCCGCGCTCGGGGCCGGCGACAGTCCCCACTTGCACCGTGAGGATACGCTCGCCGCCGGTGCCGCGCTGTGCGACCGGGAGGCCGTCCAGATACTCGTGGAGGAGGGGCCGGCGCGGGTGCGTGAGCTGCAGGCGGCCGGTGCCCGCTTCGACCTCGACCCCGACGGGGACTTCAAGCTGGGCCGGGAAGCCGCCCACTCCCGTCACCGCATCGTGCACGCCCGCGGTGATCAGACCGGCGCCGAGGTGGCCCGGGCACTCGTGGCCAAGGTGCAGGAGTCTGCGGCCATCGACGTGCGGGAAACCGCCCGGGTGCTCGATCTGCTGCTCGTGGACGAGGGCGACGGCGTGCAGGTGGCCGGCGTTCGCGCCTCGCTGGCCGGTCGCGCGGTCGAGGTCGTGGCCGACGCCACGGTCCTCGCCACCGGGGGCTGCGGGCAGATCTTCCGCTACACCACCAACCCCCAGGTGGCCACGGGCGATGGCTTCGCCATGGCGCACCGGGCGGGGGCGCGTCTCGCCGACATGGAGTTCGTGCAGTTCCACCCCACGGCGCTCGATACCCCCGAAAACCCGCTGGCGCTCATCTCCGAAGCCGTCCGAGGCGAAGGGGCGATTCTGCTCAACGCCCGTGGCCAGCGGTTCATGCCGGCGCGGCACCGCCTCGCCGAACTGGCCCCGCGTGACGTGGTCGCCCGGGAGATCTTCCGCGAGCAGCAGGCGCACGGTCGGGTGTTCCTCGAAGCCACGAAGCTGGGTACGGGCTTCGCCGCCCGCTTTCCGGGCATTTTCGCCCTGTGTCGGGCTCGCGGTATCGACCCCAGCTGCGAACCCATTCCGGTGACCCCGGCGGCTCATTACATGATGGGTGGGGTCGTCACCGATCTGGCCGGCCGCTCCAGCCTGCCGCGGCTGTACGCCGTGGGGGAGGTGGCCCGGACCGGCGTGCACGGCGCCAACCGCTTGGCCTCCAACTCGCTCCTCGAAGGGCTGGTGTTCGCCGAACGGGTGGCCCGCGACCTCAACCAGACCCCAGAACATCTCCCGGTCCCTGCGCCGGACTCGTGGGACGTGCCGCCGCTCGCCGACCGCGGAGCGGCCCAAGTGGCCGCCGATGAGATCCGGCAGCTCATGTGGGACCACGCCAGCATTTCTCGCACGGCCGCCGGGTTGCGGCGCTGCCTCGCTGCGCTGCAGCGGGTCGGCGACCGTCTGGCTCCCGGGGCCACCGAAGAGCGCAATCTCCACACCACGGCGCTGTTGGTGACCGAAGCGGCCCTCCTGCGCAAGGAGTCGCGGGGAGGGCACTTCCGGAGCGATTTTCCACGCACCCGCCGGAAGTGGCAGGGGCGACACATCACCTGGTAA
- the nadC gene encoding carboxylating nicotinate-nucleotide diphosphorylase → MSAFHPPLRPTPPTSQASIAPRTITPLDTPVVPSSPLAFPLDATDTTARVRQALLEDEAFNDVSTLATVVSTRHVRSAIVARRGGVVAGVPLAIEAFRQLDSGITVRIEAEDGTRIGAGGTVLALTGHARGMLSAERTALNYLQRLSGIATLTRRFVEAVQGTGARILDTRKTTPGWRTLEKYAVRAGGGTNHRLDLRSGVLIKDNHLAAIGGDIAMAVLRARQLAMPGTPVQVECDTLLQVEAAVAAGADGVLLDNMTLDALREAVGICQGRVITEASGGVTLDTVRAIAETGVQCISVGALTHSAPALDLGLDFDGL, encoded by the coding sequence ATGAGCGCCTTTCACCCACCGCTGCGACCCACCCCGCCCACGTCGCAGGCATCGATCGCCCCGCGAACGATCACCCCGCTCGACACGCCGGTGGTCCCCTCGTCGCCGCTGGCGTTTCCCCTCGACGCCACCGACACGACCGCACGGGTACGGCAGGCGCTGTTGGAAGACGAGGCCTTCAACGACGTGTCCACGCTCGCCACGGTCGTGAGCACCCGGCACGTGCGCAGCGCCATCGTGGCTCGCCGCGGCGGGGTCGTAGCCGGTGTGCCGCTCGCCATCGAGGCGTTCCGGCAGCTCGACTCCGGCATCACTGTCCGCATCGAGGCCGAAGATGGCACGCGTATTGGTGCGGGCGGCACCGTCCTGGCGCTCACCGGCCACGCGCGCGGCATGCTCTCGGCCGAGCGCACGGCGCTCAACTACCTGCAGCGCCTGTCGGGGATTGCCACGTTGACGCGTCGCTTCGTCGAGGCGGTGCAGGGCACGGGAGCACGGATTCTCGACACCCGCAAGACGACGCCCGGATGGCGCACGCTCGAGAAGTACGCCGTCCGCGCGGGCGGTGGCACGAACCACCGTCTCGATCTGCGCAGCGGCGTGCTGATCAAGGACAACCATCTGGCGGCCATCGGGGGCGATATCGCCATGGCGGTGCTGCGCGCGCGTCAGCTCGCGATGCCGGGCACCCCCGTTCAGGTCGAATGCGACACCCTGCTGCAGGTCGAGGCGGCCGTCGCCGCCGGTGCCGACGGGGTGCTGCTCGACAACATGACGCTGGACGCGTTGCGCGAGGCGGTGGGAATCTGCCAGGGGCGCGTCATCACGGAAGCCTCCGGTGGGGTGACGCTCGACACCGTGCGCGCCATCGCCGAAACGGGGGTGCAGTGCATCTCCGTGGGCGCGCTGACGCATTCGGCGCCGGCACTCGACCTCGGCCTCGACTTCGACGGGCTCTGA
- the nadA gene encoding quinolinate synthase NadA, which produces MTILEAHYDPALAAEIRALAKARNAVILAHNYERPEIQDVADYVGDSLGLSREAARTDADVIVFCGVHFMAETAAILSPRKTVLLPDLAAGCSLAATIDAEQLRAWKAEHPGAVVVAYVNTTAEVKAESDYCCTSGNAVEVIKAIPADREILFLPDMFLGAHVRRETGRDNIHVWLGECHVHAGIDPEHIARTRAQHPGAEFLIHPECGCATPVVEAISAGAVDPHNVHILSTEGMIRRPAQTAQDTFIVATEVGILHRLRRENPLKHFIAANDRAQCSYMKVTTLPKVRDALRDMQHRITVPDDVAARARTAIERMVSIGGTAGVSPFGPEDPGE; this is translated from the coding sequence ATGACCATTCTCGAAGCGCACTACGATCCCGCTCTCGCCGCCGAAATCCGCGCTCTCGCCAAGGCGAGGAACGCGGTCATCCTCGCGCACAACTACGAGCGGCCGGAAATCCAGGACGTGGCCGACTACGTGGGCGACTCCCTGGGGCTCTCGCGTGAGGCCGCGCGTACCGATGCCGACGTGATCGTCTTCTGCGGCGTGCACTTCATGGCTGAGACGGCGGCGATCCTGTCACCCCGGAAGACCGTCCTGCTCCCCGATCTGGCGGCGGGATGCTCGCTGGCCGCCACGATCGACGCCGAACAGCTGCGCGCCTGGAAGGCCGAACACCCCGGCGCCGTCGTCGTTGCGTATGTGAACACCACCGCCGAAGTGAAGGCCGAGAGCGACTACTGCTGCACGTCGGGCAACGCGGTCGAGGTGATCAAGGCGATCCCTGCCGATCGCGAGATCCTCTTTCTCCCCGACATGTTCCTGGGCGCGCACGTGCGTCGCGAAACGGGACGCGACAACATTCACGTGTGGCTGGGCGAGTGTCATGTGCACGCGGGGATCGACCCCGAGCACATTGCCCGCACGCGCGCCCAGCACCCGGGAGCGGAGTTCCTCATTCACCCCGAATGCGGCTGTGCCACCCCCGTCGTGGAGGCAATCAGCGCCGGTGCCGTGGACCCGCACAACGTGCACATCCTCTCCACGGAAGGGATGATCCGGCGCCCCGCGCAAACCGCGCAGGATACGTTCATCGTGGCCACGGAAGTCGGCATCCTGCACCGCTTGCGGCGCGAAAACCCGCTCAAGCACTTCATTGCCGCCAATGATCGTGCGCAGTGCTCGTACATGAAGGTCACCACGCTGCCGAAGGTGCGCGACGCGCTGCGCGACATGCAACATCGCATCACGGTGCCGGATGACGTCGCGGCGCGCGCCCGTACGGCCATCGAGCGCATGGTCAGCATCGGCGGTACGGCGGGCGTCAGCCCGTTCGGACCGGAGGATCCGGGCGAATGA
- a CDS encoding ABC transporter ATP-binding protein: MSAASHDTPAIRMAGVIKTFGAVVANRDASLEVACGEIHALVGENGAGKSTLMRVLAGLFKPDGGTVEVNGRNVTGWKTTEAIAAGVGMVHQHFMLVPTLTVAENVVLGSEPLKGVTIDLHRAVVEVEALCRRCGLHVDPRARIADLSVGEAQRVEILKALYRGARVLILDEPTAVLSPPEVQELWGVLRTVCEAGGTVVLITHKLDEVIAVSDHITVMRAGTTVSRFATKGVTPRDIARAMVGRDVNLHLDAVGAVREDSAHGAPVAGGPVAEPLLQVRGLQVRGDRGTPAVLDLSFDLRAGEILGIAGVEGNGQTELLEAIAGLRGAQAGQMLLGTHDLTRLSVRERADRGLSHIPEDRHRRGLVLDYSIADNLILGRQHHFGGRGGLDHARIAANAAEQVQRFDIRPPLAALPARALSGGNQQKIVIAREMGRAFSVLLAAQPTRGVDVGAIEFIHEQLRAARNAGRGILLVSADLPEVLALSDRIAVMYGGRFVAVLPAAGCTAEQLGPFMTGAAA, from the coding sequence ATGAGTGCCGCAAGCCACGACACGCCAGCCATCCGCATGGCCGGCGTGATCAAGACGTTTGGCGCGGTGGTGGCCAACCGGGATGCGTCGCTCGAGGTGGCGTGCGGCGAGATCCATGCGCTGGTGGGCGAGAACGGCGCCGGCAAGAGTACCCTCATGCGGGTGTTGGCGGGGCTCTTCAAGCCCGACGGCGGCACCGTGGAGGTGAACGGCCGCAATGTCACCGGGTGGAAGACCACCGAGGCGATCGCGGCCGGTGTGGGCATGGTGCATCAGCACTTCATGCTCGTGCCCACTCTCACGGTGGCAGAGAACGTGGTGCTGGGGAGCGAGCCGCTCAAGGGAGTGACGATCGACCTGCACCGTGCCGTGGTCGAAGTGGAGGCGTTGTGCCGTCGCTGCGGCCTGCACGTGGACCCGCGGGCACGCATTGCGGATCTCAGCGTGGGTGAGGCGCAGCGCGTCGAGATTCTCAAGGCGCTCTACCGCGGAGCGCGCGTGCTCATTCTCGACGAGCCCACCGCTGTCCTGTCACCGCCGGAGGTGCAGGAACTCTGGGGGGTGTTGCGCACCGTGTGCGAGGCTGGTGGCACCGTGGTGCTCATCACGCACAAGCTCGATGAAGTCATTGCCGTGTCCGATCACATCACCGTCATGCGTGCCGGGACGACCGTCTCGCGCTTTGCCACGAAGGGGGTAACGCCGCGTGACATTGCGCGCGCGATGGTGGGGCGCGACGTGAACCTGCATCTCGATGCCGTTGGCGCCGTGCGCGAAGACTCGGCGCACGGTGCCCCGGTCGCCGGCGGCCCCGTGGCCGAGCCGTTGCTGCAGGTGCGTGGCCTCCAGGTACGCGGCGACCGCGGCACCCCTGCCGTCCTCGACCTGTCGTTCGACCTGCGCGCGGGGGAGATCCTGGGGATCGCTGGCGTGGAGGGCAACGGACAGACGGAGTTGCTCGAGGCCATCGCCGGCCTACGCGGTGCGCAGGCGGGACAGATGCTGCTGGGAACGCACGATCTCACCCGGTTGTCGGTGCGTGAGCGCGCCGATCGCGGGCTATCGCATATCCCGGAGGACCGCCATCGGCGAGGACTGGTGCTCGATTATTCGATCGCGGACAACCTCATTCTGGGTCGACAGCATCACTTCGGCGGCCGCGGTGGCCTCGATCACGCACGCATCGCAGCGAACGCCGCCGAACAGGTGCAGCGCTTCGATATCCGGCCGCCACTGGCCGCGCTGCCGGCGCGCGCGCTCTCGGGCGGCAACCAGCAGAAGATCGTGATTGCGCGGGAAATGGGACGCGCCTTCAGTGTGCTTTTGGCCGCGCAGCCCACGCGCGGGGTGGATGTGGGCGCCATCGAATTCATCCATGAGCAGCTGCGTGCGGCACGCAACGCCGGCAGGGGGATCCTGCTGGTAAGTGCCGACCTGCCGGAGGTACTGGCCCTCTCCGATCGCATCGCCGTGATGTACGGTGGTCGCTTCGTTGCGGTGCTGCCGGCTGCCGGCTGCACCGCCGAGCAACTCGGTCCCTTCATGACCGGAGCGGCCGCATGA
- the fahA gene encoding fumarylacetoacetase translates to MTSGHHGFASSWVASANGHTDFPLQNLPFGVFRRAGTTELPRVGVAIGDEILDVSACLAAGCCDEAEPLAREAMRACASPALNALMAMGTAARRALRRALLDLLDVNTAGHRQLTARHALVPQRDAELLLPVQVGDYTDFYASVHHATNVGSMFRPDQPLLPNYKWIPIGYHGRASSLVPSGTPVVRPRGQRKGPSDAEPTVGPSRSLDYELELGAFVGTGNPLGSGIDVHQAEDHLWGLCLLNDWSARDLQAWEYQPLGPFLAKNFASTLGAWVVTLEALEPFRAPLAARAAHDPAPLPYLASEHDRLYGGFAITVEAWLRTARMRAAGEPSHRLSHGTSLDLYWSFGQMLAHHASSGCNMRPGDLLGSGTISGPARDSRGCLLELTWRGAEPITLPNGETRAFLEDGDELTLTAFAERDGVPRIGFGQCSGEVRAALA, encoded by the coding sequence ATGACCTCAGGACACCACGGCTTCGCCAGCAGTTGGGTGGCGTCGGCCAACGGCCACACCGACTTTCCGCTGCAGAACCTCCCCTTTGGCGTCTTTCGCCGCGCCGGCACCACGGAACTGCCGCGTGTGGGCGTTGCCATTGGCGACGAGATCCTCGACGTGTCGGCGTGTCTGGCCGCCGGATGCTGCGATGAGGCCGAGCCGCTGGCCCGGGAAGCGATGCGCGCCTGTGCGTCGCCGGCGCTCAACGCCCTCATGGCCATGGGCACGGCAGCCCGCCGCGCTCTGCGCCGGGCGCTGCTCGACCTGCTGGACGTGAACACCGCCGGACATCGTCAGCTCACCGCACGGCATGCCCTCGTGCCGCAACGGGACGCCGAGCTCCTGCTGCCGGTACAGGTCGGCGACTACACCGACTTCTACGCCTCGGTGCATCATGCGACCAATGTGGGCAGCATGTTCCGCCCCGATCAGCCGCTGCTGCCGAACTACAAGTGGATCCCCATCGGCTATCACGGCCGGGCCTCGAGTCTGGTGCCGTCCGGTACCCCCGTGGTGCGACCGCGTGGACAGCGCAAAGGGCCGTCGGACGCCGAACCCACCGTGGGCCCCTCACGCTCACTCGATTATGAACTGGAGCTCGGTGCCTTCGTGGGCACCGGCAACCCGCTCGGGAGCGGCATCGACGTCCACCAGGCCGAGGACCATTTGTGGGGCCTGTGCCTGCTCAACGACTGGTCGGCGCGTGACCTGCAGGCCTGGGAGTACCAGCCACTGGGCCCCTTCCTGGCCAAGAACTTCGCCAGCACACTCGGGGCCTGGGTGGTGACGCTCGAGGCCCTCGAGCCCTTTCGCGCCCCACTGGCTGCACGGGCCGCACATGATCCCGCGCCGTTGCCGTACCTCGCCAGCGAGCACGATCGCCTGTACGGGGGCTTTGCGATCACGGTGGAGGCGTGGCTGCGCACGGCGCGCATGCGCGCCGCCGGCGAACCGTCGCACCGCCTTTCCCACGGAACCTCGCTCGATCTGTACTGGAGTTTCGGGCAGATGCTGGCGCACCATGCCAGCAGCGGCTGCAACATGCGACCCGGGGATCTGCTGGGCAGTGGCACGATTTCCGGCCCCGCGCGCGACAGCCGCGGGTGCCTGCTCGAGTTGACCTGGCGCGGGGCCGAGCCCATCACCCTCCCCAACGGTGAGACGCGCGCCTTCCTCGAGGATGGCGACGAACTGACGCTCACTGCGTTCGCGGAGCGCGACGGGGTGCCCCGTATCGGCTTCGGGCAGTGCAGCGGTGAGGTTCGCGCCGCCCTCGCGTGA